ACAATAAACGAGAGAAAAGCTCCTTGAAATAACCAGGCAAAAAGTGGGCTTATGATGAATCCGAGAATGAGCCAGCGGGACCTCAGGACACTCTTCACTTCCTTCTTGAGCATCCACATGCTTTTCGTTCCTGTTCTCTTTTTCTTTCTTCCCAAACTTAGCCACCAAAGCTTCAGCTAGTTTGGTTTCTTTCTGTCCTATAACGATTACGAAAAAGTCTCGGATTCAACTAGGGGGCATTCAAGTAGTACCTTGGCAGCGGTATCATTCTATCAGTTACTTGCTCAAAAAGACAGGCGGTACTTCGGCCTACAGCACCCTCCTTCCGCAACAGATGCTGAATTATACCTTTTTACTTTGCAAACCTGAGCTTCGACTCTGAAAATGCTTCTACAAAAAAGAGCTGGTGACGATTTGCAACATTTTGGTTTGGGATGCCTGCTTAAATAGAAATCCACGGAATTTGACTTTTCGGAATGCATCAGACGCCAGCTCGGTCAGCTCACATAATATGAAATACGAGCCAATAAATCCGACCCTTCAATGCCTTCCTGAAGTGATTGATGGGCTTCCTATGCGCACAGAAATTGAAAATTCTTATTCTTGGTAGACACCTTCACCAGTCACCAATCCAACATAGACTTCTTCTAGATCTGCGGATTTGAATTTCTGACCGAGTTCACCGGGTGCTCCTGTAGCCACAAGCTCGCCTTCATTCAGAATTCCTACTCTGTGGCATAGCTGCTTTACTTCATTAAGGTCATGTGTAGTCATTATGATGGTCCTATTTTCTTCGGAACTCAATTCCTTCAACAGATTTCTGACAATGCGTGCTCCAATGGTGTCAATACCTGTTGTTGGCTCGTCAAGAAAGATGATTTCTGGCTCAGTGATGAGAGCACGTGCAACCAAAACTTTGCGTTTCATTCCGCCGCTAAATCCTTTTACTTGGTAGTTTTCCTTCTCTCTAAGTCCAACAATATCCAAAAGCCGGTCAGCACGTTTCTGTAGCTCTTCTTCCGGTACGCCGTATAACCCCCCGTAATATACGAGATTCTCACGCGCGGTGAGTCTTTCGTAAATTCCAGCTTCTTGAGGCAAAAGGGCAACACGTGGTCGAATCTTCTCTATTTCCTTGACGACATCATAGCCAAGGACTGAGGCGTTACCTTTAGTTGGAGTTAGAAGGCCAATAAGAATGCGAATGAGTGTGGTCTTGCCCGCTCCATTAGGCCCTAAGAGCCCAAAAACCTCGCCGCGCTTGATTTGAAGGGTGACATCCTCAAGGGCTACCACTTCTTGCTTCTTCCCCTCTTCGAAGATTTTCGTAATTCCCTCTGTTTCAATGGCGACTTTGTCCTTCATGCTTCTCAGGTCTCTTCTGCCGTTTTCTTGCGCTTAGTTTTAGTATAAGTCAGGAATTGCTGGGAATGCGGGTTCACCTTTGATTTCTGCTTCAAGGAATTCATATGCTGCTTCCACATCTGTAGGACTGCCCTCAACATGAAGAGTTGTACTCCCTTCTGCCCCGTTAACTCCGCCTGCTGCAATGGGTATGGCGTCAACATTGAAGAGGGTTCTTAGGGCGTCGATTTCGGTGTATGGCGTTCCTTCATGGACAGAAATAGCTCCAACAGGCGTTCCTATCGCATGGTCCCATTCGTACATGCCAAACAACGCACTATACTCCTCATAGGCGACAGGGATTGATTTTTCAAGTCCCAACGGCATCAGCAATTCGATTCCCTTTGACGCAACTGCGCCAATGAAAGATCCGATGGATCCGCCTGTTTTGCTTGCAAGAAGTATGACGGGAACATTGTTCACATCCAGCGCATTTGCGCTTTTGATTATGACGTCATCTGGGCCCAGATCATCTAGAATGTCTACAACCTTCGTATCCTCAAGCCGCTCGCCTTTGTGGAAAATTTGATCCGAGTTGCGATTCTCAGCTTTGGTTACCCAAAGGCCGTCGGGAATGGTCAACCCTGCGATATGTCTCGTCTTGTCATAGTCCTCGACCAGTTCCTCAACCAAGTATGCAGAAGTTGTGCCTAGAGTAATACAAAGGTAGCTTTCTTCAAGAGCATATTGTACCTCGTCTGTTGCAAGCAATCCTTTCGCAATCAGTCTCTTTCCTTCTGCTGGAGTGAGTGTGACAAGCAAATTGGACATGATTGATTCTCTCATCTTCATTACCTCTGCCAGATACTTTTTACTCTGTTGTCGCAGCTATTGCGGCATTGAATCGCGAAATGGCCCTTTTCACGATTTCTCTAGATGTCTCCCTAATGGAGTTGTAGTAGGCATCAACGTCGAATCCAGACTCTTTGAGAAGATCTCTCACCTCTACATTCTTTTTCACTATGTCCGTAAGATTCTGGCCTGAGTTCTTGGATTTGATGGCTGCCTTTCGGAGCATTTCATGGACCTTAGGACGGTCAAAGCCTGCTCTCGTGAGGGTTGTCACAAGATGCTCACTTAGGATTCTCTCATTGGTCTTCTCCAAGTTCTTGGCGAGAGCCTGTTCATCTATGACTAAACCATCGATAACGCGGTTCAATTCTCTTACCATGTAATCGGCGAGTATGAATGCCTGCGGAATGACAAATCGTTCTGCTGAAGAGTTCGCAAGATCTCGTTCCTCCCAGCTAACTACCGTCTCAAGTGCAGGAGATGCAAGGCTTCGTACTATTCTCGCCAGGCCGCTCAGCTTCTCACAAGTTATCGGGTTTCTCTTGTGGGGCATGGCAGATGAGCCAATCTGTTCATCTTCGGCGAACCCTTCAAACGTCTCTGCGATTTCTGTCCGCTGCAAATTCCGCAAATCAGTAGCAATTTTGTCGATGGTCGAGGCAAGGTTGCATGCTACAAGAATGGCTTCTGCATGTCTATCCCTTTGCACTATTTGTGTTGTCGCAGTTGGTGTACCCAATCCGAGTTCTTCGAGTACTTGATTCTGAAGATCCAATCCCTGTTTCCCCAGTGCTGCGTGGCTTCCTGTAGCACCTGCGATTTTTCCCACGATTGCTCGCTTTTTTGCTGATATGAGCCGTTCAAAGTGTCTTCGAAGCTCATCTAGCCAAACTGCAAAACGAAGCCCACATGTGATTGGTACGGCATGTTGCCCATGGGTTCGTCCAACGGCTAGGAGTCCGGCCGTTTCTTCAGCCCGCTTGATGATGGTTTTTCCGAGAGATTCGATTTGAATCAACAGTTCTTCAAATGCTGCTTTCATCTGCAGAGCCTTGGCTGTGTCTTTGACATCGTTGCTTGTAAGCCCGAAGTGAACCCATCGAGTACCTGCCCCTTCGCATTTCTCAGCAATGGCTTCGTAAAGAGCTGCCACATCATGACGTGTTTGCTTCTCGATTTCTTTTGTGCGAGCTAATGTCACTATATCAGGCCGTGCAGTGCTCTTGATATCTGATGCCGCCTCCTCAGGAATGATGCCCAGATCCGCCTGGGCAATGGCAACTGTCTTTTCGACTTTCAGCCACGTCGCATGTCTGCATTCCTCTTCGAAAATGCGCACCATGTCTGGATGACCATATCTTCCGTAATCAATGGGGTTTACTGGCAAGCCGGTCTCTCTCCCGATGCTATTCATCTGTTCGTCACCTTGATATGGTTTGCTAAACACTGGATGTCTTACTTGATTGGTGCGAACTCAAGCAGAGCTGATATCATGAATGATTCCAATTTCCTCAATCTGAGCACTCGGAATCTACTGAAGATTCTGAATGAAATTGACCAGCTCTTACAAACAGGTTTCTCAGACGAGACTTCTCAAGCATCCCCTCTTGTGGGATGTACACTCTTTCACAATGAAGGACACTATGAGAGAGGTATCGCAGACGCAGCACTTGGAAGACTGGGAGGAACCGCCTCTCATTTCACTTGGCCTGAATCCTATACACTCTCAACGCGAGAACAACTGGATGAAGCTGAAGTAGTAGCATCTGCAGCCGATGTCCTTCTTTCCGCCCAAGTGAGCAAAGACAGCTTCGGCAATGGTCGCGCGCTCACTGAACGGATGGCAAAGCAGAGCCAAGCTGATTTCATCAGCCTCCATGATGACGTTTATGCTCATCAGAGCGCAATGGCTGTCCTTTCTGCTTTCAGAACCGCCTTGGTCGACCTTCAGGGAAAGAATATAGCTATCAGCTGGGCTTTTGGATCCAGGTTCGTTCTTCCAAGCACTGCTCACAGCCTACTTTCCCTTGCGGCTAAGTTTGGCTCTAATGTACGGATCGTCGCGCCATCGAAGTTCTCGCTCTTGCGGCGGGTTTACAAAGATGCCAGAAAGATAGCGAAAGCCAAGCCAACAGAGATTACGGAAGTTGAGGATTTCGAGGATGCATTCATTGATGCCGATGCAGTTTTTGCTCTCAACTGGGGGAGCTTTGACAACTTCAATCATCCGGAGCGAAATTCATCCGATGCTCAAGGATTTGAAGACTGGTACT
The window above is part of the Candidatus Lokiarchaeota archaeon genome. Proteins encoded here:
- a CDS encoding ATP-binding cassette domain-containing protein encodes the protein MKDKVAIETEGITKIFEEGKKQEVVALEDVTLQIKRGEVFGLLGPNGAGKTTLIRILIGLLTPTKGNASVLGYDVVKEIEKIRPRVALLPQEAGIYERLTARENLVYYGGLYGVPEEELQKRADRLLDIVGLREKENYQVKGFSGGMKRKVLVARALITEPEIIFLDEPTTGIDTIGARIVRNLLKELSSEENRTIIMTTHDLNEVKQLCHRVGILNEGELVATGAPGELGQKFKSADLEEVYVGLVTGEGVYQE
- the purB gene encoding adenylosuccinate lyase translates to MNSIGRETGLPVNPIDYGRYGHPDMVRIFEEECRHATWLKVEKTVAIAQADLGIIPEEAASDIKSTARPDIVTLARTKEIEKQTRHDVAALYEAIAEKCEGAGTRWVHFGLTSNDVKDTAKALQMKAAFEELLIQIESLGKTIIKRAEETAGLLAVGRTHGQHAVPITCGLRFAVWLDELRRHFERLISAKKRAIVGKIAGATGSHAALGKQGLDLQNQVLEELGLGTPTATTQIVQRDRHAEAILVACNLASTIDKIATDLRNLQRTEIAETFEGFAEDEQIGSSAMPHKRNPITCEKLSGLARIVRSLASPALETVVSWEERDLANSSAERFVIPQAFILADYMVRELNRVIDGLVIDEQALAKNLEKTNERILSEHLVTTLTRAGFDRPKVHEMLRKAAIKSKNSGQNLTDIVKKNVEVRDLLKESGFDVDAYYNSIRETSREIVKRAISRFNAAIAATTE